A genome region from Paludibacterium sp. B53371 includes the following:
- the glnA gene encoding type I glutamate--ammonia ligase, producing the protein MAVADVVKLIQENDVKFVDLRFTDTRGKEQHVSIPAHVLTEDAEAWFERGHAFDGSSIAGWKGIQASDMLLMADPATAKIDPFFDEATVIMSCDVVDPADGKGYDRCPRSIAKRAEAYLKATGIGDTAYFGPEPEFFIFDSVTWGADMSGCFVKIESEEGAWASAQQFEGGNTGHRPGIKGGYFPVPPVDSAQDIRSAMVLLLEELGVPVEVHHHEVATGGQNEIGTKFSTLTQRADWTQILKYVVHNVAHSYGKTATFMPKPIVGDNGSGMHVHQSIWKDGQNTFAGDGYAGLSDTALYYIGGIIKHAKALNAIANPGTNSYKRLVPHYEAPVKLAYSAKNRSASIRIPHVASPKARRIEARFPDPLANPYLLFSALLMAGLDGIQNKIHPGDPADKNLYDLPPEEDKLIPTVCASLDEALDALDKDREFLTRGGVFSNEWIDAYIELKMQEVNLARMTTHPVEFSMYYSL; encoded by the coding sequence ATGGCGGTAGCAGACGTAGTGAAACTGATCCAGGAAAACGACGTGAAGTTTGTTGACCTGCGCTTTACCGACACGCGCGGCAAGGAACAACACGTATCCATTCCGGCACATGTCCTGACCGAAGATGCTGAAGCCTGGTTTGAACGCGGCCATGCGTTCGACGGCTCGTCGATCGCCGGCTGGAAGGGCATTCAGGCCTCCGACATGCTGCTGATGGCCGATCCGGCCACTGCCAAGATCGATCCGTTCTTCGACGAAGCCACCGTCATCATGAGCTGCGACGTGGTCGACCCGGCCGATGGCAAGGGCTATGACCGCTGTCCGCGTTCCATCGCCAAGCGCGCCGAAGCCTACCTGAAGGCCACCGGCATTGGCGATACCGCCTACTTCGGCCCGGAACCGGAATTCTTCATTTTCGACTCGGTCACCTGGGGTGCCGACATGTCCGGCTGCTTCGTCAAGATCGAGTCGGAAGAAGGTGCCTGGGCCTCGGCCCAGCAGTTCGAAGGTGGCAACACCGGCCACCGCCCGGGCATCAAGGGCGGCTACTTCCCGGTACCGCCGGTCGACTCCGCTCAGGACATCCGTTCGGCCATGGTGCTGCTGCTGGAAGAGCTGGGCGTACCGGTCGAAGTCCACCACCACGAAGTGGCCACCGGCGGCCAGAACGAAATCGGGACCAAGTTCTCCACGCTGACCCAGCGCGCCGACTGGACCCAGATCCTCAAATATGTGGTGCATAACGTGGCGCACAGCTACGGCAAGACCGCCACCTTCATGCCGAAGCCGATCGTCGGCGACAATGGCTCGGGCATGCACGTGCATCAGTCGATCTGGAAAGACGGTCAGAACACCTTCGCCGGTGACGGTTATGCCGGCCTGTCCGATACCGCCCTGTACTACATCGGCGGCATCATCAAGCACGCCAAGGCACTGAACGCCATCGCCAACCCGGGCACCAACTCGTACAAGCGTCTGGTTCCGCACTACGAAGCCCCGGTGAAGCTGGCCTACTCGGCCAAGAACCGCTCGGCCTCGATCCGCATTCCGCACGTGGCCAGCCCCAAGGCCCGTCGTATCGAAGCCCGTTTCCCGGATCCGCTGGCCAACCCGTACCTGCTGTTCTCGGCACTGCTGATGGCCGGTCTGGACGGCATCCAGAACAAGATCCACCCGGGCGACCCGGCCGACAAGAACCTGTACGATCTGCCGCCGGAAGAAGACAAGCTGATCCCGACCGTCTGCGCCTCGCTGGACGAAGCGCTGGATGCCCTGGACAAGGATCGCGAGTTCCTGACCCGCGGCGGCGTATTCAGCAACGAGTGGATTGATGCCTACATCGAGCTGAAGATGCAGGAAGTCAACCTGGCGCGCATGACCACGCACCCGGTTGAATTCTCGATGTACTACAGCCTGTAA
- a CDS encoding rhodanese-like domain-containing protein has protein sequence MDQVQTILQQAAGRAAAMGAPYQGALLPEEAWYLMQHLPGAVLVDVRSAAEWQFVGMVPNAVCVEWRSYPGMQLNGQFLAQLQARVAPEATVMLMCRSGARSDEAARVVQGTGFAAVYNVLEGFEGDKDGMSQRGHLNGWKKHGLPWVQG, from the coding sequence ATGGATCAGGTTCAGACAATTTTGCAACAGGCCGCCGGGCGAGCCGCCGCCATGGGGGCGCCGTATCAGGGGGCGCTGCTGCCGGAGGAAGCCTGGTACCTGATGCAGCACTTGCCGGGTGCGGTGTTGGTGGATGTGCGCAGTGCTGCCGAGTGGCAGTTTGTCGGCATGGTGCCGAATGCCGTCTGTGTCGAGTGGCGCAGTTATCCCGGCATGCAGCTCAACGGCCAGTTTCTCGCCCAGTTGCAGGCCCGTGTCGCACCGGAGGCGACGGTGATGCTGATGTGCCGCAGCGGTGCGCGCTCGGATGAGGCCGCACGTGTGGTGCAGGGGACCGGGTTCGCCGCGGTCTATAACGTGCTGGAAGGCTTTGAGGGGGATAAGGATGGCATGAGCCAGCGTGGCCACCTCAATGGCTGGAAAAAGCATGGCTTGCCCTGGGTACAGGGTTGA
- the aroE gene encoding shikimate dehydrogenase produces the protein MTERYAVIGNPVDHSQSPFIHAEFARAENRSIRYERLQAATDRFADVVAAFVKTGGCGLNVTLPFKGDAYRLATELSERARAAEAVNTLTFRDGKVFGDNTDGVGLVRDIVENLDFPIAGKRVLILGAGGAVRGVLGPVLQEKPASVTIANRTLIKAEALVHHFEALGLGRCAASAYEQLAGQHFDIVINGTSTSLHNELPPIPHGIFTTRSLAYDMVYSSGLTLFLQRAQSENAGMLADGLGMLVEQAAESFHIWHGVKPETRKVTNMLRELLA, from the coding sequence ATGACCGAACGTTACGCCGTCATCGGTAACCCCGTAGACCATAGCCAGTCGCCTTTCATTCATGCCGAATTCGCCCGGGCCGAAAACCGGTCGATACGCTATGAGCGCTTGCAGGCTGCCACCGACCGTTTTGCCGATGTGGTCGCTGCCTTCGTCAAAACCGGGGGCTGTGGTCTGAATGTGACCTTGCCGTTCAAGGGGGACGCCTATCGTCTGGCGACCGAGCTGTCCGAGCGTGCGCGTGCCGCCGAGGCTGTCAACACCCTGACCTTCCGCGACGGCAAGGTGTTCGGCGACAACACCGATGGCGTGGGGCTGGTGCGGGACATCGTGGAAAACCTGGATTTCCCCATCGCAGGCAAGCGCGTGCTGATTCTTGGTGCCGGTGGTGCCGTGCGCGGCGTGCTCGGGCCTGTCCTGCAGGAAAAACCGGCCTCGGTCACCATTGCCAATCGTACCCTGATCAAGGCCGAGGCACTGGTGCACCATTTCGAGGCGCTCGGTCTGGGGCGCTGTGCCGCCTCCGCCTATGAGCAACTGGCCGGGCAGCATTTCGACATTGTGATCAATGGCACCTCCACCAGCCTGCACAACGAGCTGCCGCCGATCCCGCACGGTATTTTCACCACCCGCTCGCTGGCCTATGACATGGTATACAGCAGTGGTCTGACGCTGTTCCTGCAGCGCGCCCAGTCGGAAAATGCCGGCATGCTGGCCGATGGCCTGGGCATGCTGGTCGAGCAGGCCGCGGAATCCTTCCATATCTGGCATGGCGTCAAGCCGGAAACGCGCAAGGTGACGAATATGCTGCGCGAATTGCTGGCCTGA
- the mtgA gene encoding monofunctional biosynthetic peptidoglycan transglycosylase: MRWFSKLLAVLVTAFALYNLWIFGHIVYWRSHNPSASAFMNEQLAKLQEDDPEAELRQQWVAYEQISPNLKRALIAAEDANFVDHVGFDWDGIETAFEKNLKKGRIVAGGSTISQQLAKNLFLSDKRTPWRKAEEALITVMLEAVMDKRRIFEIYLNVIEWGNGVFGAQAAARYYFHTSAARLSAGQAAKLAAMVPNPRYYDEHRNAPGLGRKTRIILRRMPYADLPE, encoded by the coding sequence ATGCGCTGGTTCAGCAAGCTGCTGGCGGTCCTGGTGACCGCCTTTGCCTTATATAACCTGTGGATCTTCGGCCATATCGTTTACTGGCGCAGCCATAACCCGTCGGCCAGCGCCTTCATGAACGAGCAGCTGGCCAAGCTGCAGGAAGACGATCCCGAGGCCGAGCTGCGTCAGCAGTGGGTGGCCTACGAACAGATCTCGCCCAACCTCAAACGTGCCCTGATTGCCGCGGAAGACGCCAATTTTGTCGATCACGTCGGTTTCGACTGGGATGGCATCGAAACGGCCTTCGAGAAAAACCTGAAAAAGGGGCGTATTGTGGCCGGTGGCTCGACCATTAGCCAGCAACTGGCGAAGAATCTGTTTCTCTCCGACAAGCGCACGCCCTGGCGCAAGGCCGAGGAGGCGCTGATCACGGTGATGCTGGAGGCCGTGATGGACAAGCGCCGTATCTTCGAGATCTACCTGAATGTGATTGAATGGGGCAATGGCGTGTTTGGTGCCCAGGCGGCTGCGCGCTATTACTTCCATACTTCGGCGGCACGGCTCAGCGCTGGCCAGGCCGCCAAGCTGGCGGCCATGGTACCCAACCCGCGTTACTACGACGAGCACCGCAATGCGCCCGGACTGGGGCGCAAGACGCGCATTATTCTGCGGCGCATGCCGTACGCCGATCTGCCGGAATGA
- the prmC gene encoding peptide chain release factor N(5)-glutamine methyltransferase, producing the protein MTPTIASALRAFALPRLESRLLLMHVVPDLTHARIVAYPEHELQSGVYAAFCRLAQRRVDGEPLAYLLGQREFYGRPFAVSPSVLIPRPETEHLVEAALARQGRGPAQVLDLGCGSGAIAVTLALEAPQWQVTAVDLSPDALAVARGNAERLQATVRFHQGSWFEPLASSACFDLIVSNPPYIAAQDHHLGEGDVRFEPRMALTDGADGLSCLRAIAAGAPSRLQPGGWLMVEHGYDQGEAVRALFLAQGLQQVETLPDLAGLDRVTLGRRC; encoded by the coding sequence ATGACGCCTACCATTGCTTCGGCGCTGCGCGCTTTTGCGCTGCCGCGCCTTGAGTCCCGTCTGTTGTTGATGCATGTCGTGCCGGATCTGACCCATGCCCGCATCGTCGCTTATCCGGAGCATGAGCTGCAGTCGGGCGTCTATGCGGCATTCTGCCGGCTGGCGCAGCGGCGTGTGGACGGGGAGCCGCTGGCCTATCTGCTGGGGCAGCGCGAGTTTTACGGTCGACCTTTTGCGGTTTCGCCGTCCGTGCTGATCCCGCGTCCGGAAACCGAACATCTGGTGGAGGCAGCGCTGGCGCGTCAGGGGCGCGGCCCGGCGCAGGTGCTGGATCTTGGCTGTGGCAGCGGCGCGATTGCCGTGACCCTGGCTCTGGAGGCCCCGCAATGGCAGGTGACGGCGGTAGATCTGTCGCCGGACGCCCTGGCGGTGGCACGGGGAAATGCCGAGCGCCTGCAGGCGACGGTCCGTTTTCATCAGGGCTCCTGGTTTGAGCCGCTGGCGTCGTCAGCGTGTTTTGACTTGATCGTGTCCAATCCGCCCTATATTGCGGCACAGGATCATCACCTGGGCGAGGGCGATGTGCGCTTCGAGCCGCGTATGGCGCTGACGGATGGTGCCGATGGACTGTCTTGTCTGCGCGCCATTGCTGCCGGGGCTCCCTCCCGCCTGCAGCCGGGGGGATGGCTGATGGTCGAGCATGGCTATGATCAGGGCGAGGCGGTCAGGGCCCTGTTTCTTGCGCAGGGGCTGCAGCAGGTTGAAACCTTGCCGGATCTGGCCGGCCTGGACCGGGTTACCCTCGGTCGTCGCTGCTGA
- a CDS encoding peptidylprolyl isomerase encodes MQIAKNTVVTIHYEMFDADNNLLDKTEEPISYLHGGYDGIFPLVEEALHGKDVGESVDVKLAPDDAFGEPEEELIRVEALDVFPTDVEVGMMFEADDPESGEILLFRVTDIADGKAVVDANHPLAGMTIRFAAKVVEVRPATEDEIGHGHAHGAHGHHHEH; translated from the coding sequence ATGCAAATCGCCAAAAATACTGTCGTGACCATCCATTACGAGATGTTCGACGCCGACAACAACCTGCTCGACAAGACCGAAGAGCCGATCAGCTATCTGCACGGTGGCTATGACGGTATTTTCCCGCTGGTTGAGGAAGCGCTGCATGGCAAGGACGTCGGCGAATCGGTTGATGTGAAGCTGGCGCCGGATGATGCCTTCGGCGAACCGGAAGAAGAATTGATCCGCGTCGAAGCCCTCGACGTGTTCCCGACCGACGTCGAAGTCGGCATGATGTTCGAAGCCGATGATCCGGAAAGCGGCGAAATCCTGCTGTTCCGTGTCACCGACATCGCTGACGGCAAGGCCGTGGTAGATGCCAACCACCCGCTGGCCGGCATGACCATTCGCTTCGCCGCCAAGGTGGTTGAAGTCCGCCCGGCCACCGAAGACGAAATCGGTCATGGCCACGCCCATGGCGCGCACGGTCATCACCACGAGCACTAA
- the bamC gene encoding outer membrane protein assembly factor BamC, with the protein MKRTAPAAILLATGLIAGCSTSEPLSQKANFESVVPAKAADSGLEVPPDLTAPQAQDKYSIPGSGSASASQMPKPAAPAGVTASTASDNTVAVSVDKVRMMRAGTQRWLVVGDKTPAQLWPLLKAFWQDSGFTIKTEEPDIGVMETDWAENRAKLPNDGIRVLLDKVGLGGIYSTSQRDMFRIRLEKGENGSTEVYFSHRGLDEVYSDKDKTQTVWQPRPVDPELEAEMLGRFMMRLGMTEEQAKATLKQVTAPVQAQTNPISNGTLTIGDSFDRAWRRVGLALDRVGMVVADRDRSQGIYFVKPAKSDLDQKDKDSSGGFWSGLAFWHSSTPQPLLSDDGNMQVRVKESTPGSTSITITDKQGKVLEDAAAKSALLKLQAELQ; encoded by the coding sequence ATGAAACGAACCGCGCCTGCCGCGATTCTGCTGGCAACCGGCCTGATCGCAGGTTGCAGCACCAGTGAACCGCTTAGCCAGAAAGCCAACTTCGAGTCAGTCGTCCCCGCAAAAGCAGCCGACAGCGGGCTGGAAGTCCCGCCGGATCTGACTGCGCCGCAAGCCCAGGACAAGTATTCGATCCCGGGCAGCGGCTCGGCCTCGGCCAGCCAGATGCCCAAACCCGCGGCACCGGCCGGCGTCACCGCCAGCACGGCCAGCGACAACACGGTTGCGGTCAGCGTCGACAAGGTCCGCATGATGCGCGCCGGCACGCAGCGCTGGCTGGTGGTCGGCGACAAGACGCCGGCACAGCTGTGGCCCTTGCTCAAGGCCTTCTGGCAAGACAGCGGCTTTACGATCAAGACGGAAGAGCCGGATATCGGCGTGATGGAAACCGACTGGGCGGAAAACCGCGCCAAGCTGCCGAACGACGGCATCCGCGTCCTGCTCGACAAAGTCGGCCTGGGCGGCATCTACTCCACCTCGCAACGCGACATGTTCCGCATTCGCCTGGAAAAGGGCGAAAATGGCAGCACCGAGGTGTACTTCTCGCATCGCGGGCTGGACGAGGTCTACTCCGACAAGGACAAGACCCAGACCGTCTGGCAGCCGCGCCCCGTCGATCCGGAGCTGGAAGCCGAAATGCTCGGCCGCTTCATGATGCGCCTCGGCATGACTGAAGAGCAGGCCAAGGCAACACTGAAGCAGGTCACTGCACCGGTTCAGGCGCAAACCAATCCGATCAGCAATGGCACCCTGACCATCGGCGACAGCTTCGACCGCGCCTGGCGCCGTGTCGGCCTGGCCCTGGACCGCGTCGGCATGGTGGTCGCTGACCGCGACCGCTCGCAAGGCATCTACTTCGTCAAACCGGCCAAGAGCGATCTGGATCAGAAGGACAAGGACAGCAGCGGTGGCTTCTGGTCCGGCCTGGCCTTCTGGCACAGCAGCACCCCGCAGCCGCTGCTCAGCGACGACGGCAACATGCAGGTCCGGGTCAAGGAAAGCACGCCGGGCAGCACCAGCATCACCATTACCGACAAGCAGGGCAAGGTACTGGAAGATGCCGCGGCCAAGTCGGCGCTGCTCAAGCTGCAGGCCGAACTGCAATAA
- the dapA gene encoding 4-hydroxy-tetrahydrodipicolinate synthase: protein MLTGSLVALVTPMREDGQVDFEALKRLVEFQIENGTTGIVAVGTTGESPTLTPDEHRAVVETVVRQAAGRVSVIAGAGGNATAHAVELARTMQQTGADMLLSVAPYYNKPSQEGLYQHFRTLAEAVSIPVLLYNVPGRTVADLANDTVLRLAEIDNIVGLKDATGNIARHCDLTRRAPQDFALYSGEDSTSLAYLLCGGHGVISVTANVAPALMSRMTQAAIAGDIPLARSSNDMLQGLHHRLFIEPSPAPSKWALSRLGLIENGIRLPLMPLTEASQVLVEAAMKQAEVI from the coding sequence ATGCTCACTGGTAGTCTGGTCGCGCTGGTCACCCCGATGCGGGAGGATGGTCAGGTCGATTTCGAGGCCCTGAAACGCCTGGTCGAGTTTCAGATTGAAAATGGCACCACGGGCATCGTGGCTGTCGGCACCACCGGAGAATCCCCCACCCTGACGCCAGACGAGCATCGCGCCGTCGTCGAAACCGTCGTCCGGCAGGCGGCGGGCCGGGTCAGCGTCATTGCCGGCGCTGGGGGCAATGCCACCGCCCACGCCGTGGAACTGGCGCGCACCATGCAGCAGACCGGTGCCGACATGCTGCTTTCCGTTGCGCCCTATTACAACAAGCCCTCGCAGGAAGGACTGTACCAGCACTTCCGCACCCTGGCCGAAGCCGTCTCCATCCCGGTCCTGCTCTATAACGTTCCGGGACGCACGGTGGCCGACCTGGCCAATGACACGGTGCTGCGGCTGGCCGAGATCGACAATATCGTCGGGCTCAAAGACGCCACCGGCAACATTGCCCGTCACTGCGACCTGACACGGCGCGCGCCGCAGGACTTTGCCCTGTACTCCGGCGAGGACAGCACCTCGCTGGCCTATCTGCTGTGCGGCGGTCACGGCGTGATTTCCGTCACGGCCAATGTGGCGCCGGCGCTGATGAGTCGCATGACACAGGCCGCCATCGCTGGAGATATTCCCCTGGCGCGCAGCTCTAATGATATGCTGCAGGGCTTGCATCACCGATTATTTATCGAGCCCAGTCCGGCGCCCAGCAAATGGGCACTGAGCAGGCTGGGACTGATAGAAAACGGCATCCGCCTGCCGCTGATGCCACTGACCGAAGCCAGCCAGGTGCTGGTCGAGGCCGCCATGAAACAAGCTGAAGTCATCTAA
- a CDS encoding ABC-F family ATPase: protein MITTQNITMQFGAKPLFEKVSVKFGEGNRYGLIGANGSGKSTFMKILGGDLEQTSGEVAIETGLRLGKLRQDQFAYEDQRVIDVVMMGHTEMWAAMSERDAIYANLEATDEDYMHAAELEAKFAEYGGYTAEARAGELLMGVGIPVEQHTGPMSEVAPGWKLRVLLAQALFADPDILLLDEPTNNLDINTIRWLEHVLNERNSTMIIISHDRHFLNSVCTHMADLDYNTIRIYPGNYDDYMIASTQARERQLSSNAKAKERIQELQEFVARFSANKSKARQATSRLKQVDKLKADMVEVKPSSRQSPFIRFEVEDKNKLHRQAVELSEVSKSFDKPLINKLDLILEAGQRLAIIGPNGAGKSTLVKMLANAFDASLSDVTPDQGSIKWAEKAQIGYYPQDHENDFDSDRTLSEWMRDWGQEGDDEQVIRGTLGRLLFSGDDVTKAVKVLSGGEKGRMLYGKMILTKPNVLIMDEPTNHMDMETIEALNMALEKYKGTLIFVSHDRQFVGSLATQILELDGNGGYQHYIGEYEDYLASRGLE, encoded by the coding sequence GTGATTACCACACAGAACATTACCATGCAGTTTGGCGCGAAACCGTTGTTCGAGAAGGTTTCGGTCAAATTTGGTGAAGGCAACCGTTATGGCCTCATTGGCGCCAACGGTAGCGGCAAGTCGACTTTCATGAAAATCCTCGGTGGCGATCTGGAGCAGACCAGCGGCGAAGTCGCCATCGAAACCGGGCTGCGTCTGGGCAAGCTGCGCCAGGACCAGTTTGCCTATGAAGACCAGCGCGTGATCGATGTGGTCATGATGGGGCATACCGAAATGTGGGCTGCGATGAGCGAACGTGACGCCATCTATGCCAATCTCGAGGCCACAGACGAAGACTACATGCATGCCGCCGAGCTGGAGGCGAAGTTTGCCGAGTATGGCGGCTATACCGCCGAAGCCCGTGCCGGCGAGCTGCTGATGGGGGTGGGCATTCCGGTTGAGCAACATACCGGTCCGATGAGCGAAGTGGCGCCGGGCTGGAAGCTGCGCGTGCTGCTGGCGCAGGCCCTGTTTGCCGATCCGGACATCCTGCTGCTCGACGAACCGACCAACAACCTGGACATCAACACCATTCGTTGGCTGGAGCATGTGCTCAACGAGCGCAACTCGACCATGATCATCATTTCGCACGACCGACACTTCCTGAACTCGGTCTGCACCCACATGGCCGACCTGGACTACAACACCATCCGCATCTATCCGGGCAATTACGATGACTACATGATCGCCTCGACCCAGGCGCGCGAACGTCAGCTGTCGTCCAATGCCAAGGCCAAGGAGCGTATCCAGGAGCTGCAGGAATTCGTGGCCCGCTTCTCGGCCAACAAGTCCAAGGCTCGTCAGGCAACTTCGCGGTTGAAACAGGTCGACAAGCTCAAGGCCGACATGGTCGAAGTCAAGCCGTCTTCGCGCCAGAGCCCGTTCATCCGCTTCGAGGTCGAGGACAAGAACAAGCTGCACCGTCAGGCCGTGGAGCTGAGCGAAGTGTCGAAGTCCTTCGACAAGCCGCTGATCAACAAGCTCGACCTGATTCTGGAAGCCGGCCAGCGCCTGGCGATCATCGGCCCGAACGGCGCCGGCAAGTCGACGCTGGTCAAGATGCTGGCCAATGCCTTTGATGCTTCGCTGAGCGATGTGACCCCCGATCAGGGCAGCATCAAGTGGGCGGAAAAGGCGCAGATCGGCTACTACCCGCAGGATCACGAGAACGATTTCGACTCGGATCGCACCCTGTCCGAATGGATGCGCGACTGGGGCCAGGAGGGCGACGACGAGCAGGTGATCCGCGGGACGCTGGGGCGTCTGCTGTTCTCGGGCGATGACGTGACCAAGGCGGTCAAGGTGCTGTCCGGTGGTGAGAAAGGCCGCATGCTGTATGGCAAGATGATCCTGACCAAGCCGAATGTGCTGATCATGGACGAGCCGACCAACCACATGGACATGGAAACCATCGAGGCGCTCAACATGGCGCTGGAAAAATACAAGGGCACGCTGATTTTCGTGTCGCACGACCGTCAGTTCGTCGGCTCGCTGGCCACGCAGATTCTCGAGCTGGATGGCAATGGCGGGTATCAGCATTACATCGGTGAGTACGAAGACTACCTGGCCAGCCGCGGTCTGGAGTAA
- the fabG gene encoding 3-oxoacyl-ACP reductase FabG, producing the protein MKLQGKVSIITGAASGIGKATAEKFVQEGSIVAVCDVNLEAVQAVAESLKAAGGQAVAYRVNVTDKAEIASMVADVKQRFGRIDVLVNNAGIVKDAQLTKMTDDQFDQVIDINLKGVYNCTRAVVDTMVEQGSGVILNASSVVGLYGNFGQTNYAATKFGVIGFVKTWAKELGKKGIRANAVCPGFVATPILNAMPEKVIQAMEERVPMRRLAQPSEIANVYAFLASDDASYINGAAIEVTGGLTL; encoded by the coding sequence ATGAAATTACAAGGGAAAGTATCGATCATTACCGGCGCCGCCAGCGGCATCGGCAAGGCGACCGCGGAGAAATTCGTGCAGGAAGGCTCGATTGTCGCCGTCTGTGACGTCAATCTCGAAGCCGTTCAGGCGGTCGCCGAGTCGCTCAAGGCGGCCGGTGGTCAGGCCGTCGCCTACCGGGTCAATGTGACCGACAAGGCAGAAATCGCCAGCATGGTTGCCGACGTCAAGCAGCGCTTCGGTCGTATCGACGTGCTGGTGAATAATGCCGGTATCGTCAAGGATGCCCAACTGACCAAAATGACCGATGATCAGTTTGATCAGGTCATCGACATCAACCTCAAGGGAGTCTACAACTGCACCCGCGCCGTGGTGGACACCATGGTGGAGCAGGGCAGCGGGGTGATCCTCAATGCCTCGTCGGTGGTGGGCCTGTATGGCAACTTCGGCCAGACCAATTATGCCGCCACCAAGTTCGGTGTGATTGGCTTCGTCAAGACCTGGGCCAAGGAGCTGGGCAAGAAGGGCATTCGTGCCAACGCCGTATGCCCTGGCTTCGTCGCCACCCCCATCCTCAACGCCATGCCGGAAAAGGTCATCCAGGCCATGGAGGAGCGCGTGCCGATGCGCCGTCTGGCTCAGCCGTCCGAGATCGCCAATGTGTACGCCTTCCTGGCTTCCGATGACGCCAGCTACATCAACGGCGCAGCCATCGAGGTGACGGGCGGCCTGACGCTGTAA
- the cysB gene encoding HTH-type transcriptional regulator CysB, with translation MKLQQLRYLVEVAKQGLNVSEAAEKLHTSQPGISKQIRLLEDELGIQIFIRNGKRVVAVSDPGKEVLKISERILREAQNLKRVGDEFSREAEGSLTVATTHTQARYALPATITAFMQRYPAVRLSIKQGSPTQICDMVISGEADLALATEGIALYKELAMLPCYEWNRGVVVPEGHPLLALDHPITLQDIARYPIITYDFAFTGRSKINKAFASQSLTPTVVLTAIDTDVIKTYVGLGLGIGIIANMAFEPERDTGLRIIDASHLFEPSTTKVGIRRDAYLRGFAYTFIELFAPHLHRREVEAALLASAHEDELDDEEV, from the coding sequence ATGAAGCTGCAGCAGTTGCGTTATCTGGTGGAAGTGGCCAAACAGGGTCTGAATGTGTCGGAGGCGGCAGAAAAACTGCATACCTCGCAACCTGGCATCAGCAAACAAATCCGCTTGCTGGAGGATGAACTCGGTATTCAGATCTTCATCCGCAACGGCAAACGGGTAGTCGCGGTCTCCGACCCTGGCAAGGAGGTGCTGAAGATCTCCGAGCGCATTTTGCGCGAAGCCCAGAACCTCAAACGCGTCGGCGATGAATTCTCGCGCGAGGCCGAAGGCTCACTCACCGTGGCGACGACCCACACCCAGGCGCGCTACGCCCTGCCGGCAACCATCACCGCCTTCATGCAGCGCTATCCGGCCGTGCGTCTGTCGATCAAGCAAGGCAGCCCGACCCAGATCTGCGACATGGTCATCAGCGGCGAAGCCGACCTGGCGCTCGCCACCGAAGGGATCGCGCTGTACAAGGAACTGGCGATGCTGCCCTGCTACGAATGGAATCGTGGTGTGGTGGTCCCTGAAGGCCATCCCCTGCTGGCGCTGGATCATCCGATCACGCTGCAGGACATTGCACGCTATCCGATCATCACCTACGACTTTGCCTTCACCGGCCGCTCGAAAATCAACAAGGCCTTTGCCAGTCAGTCGCTGACGCCGACGGTGGTACTGACCGCCATCGACACCGACGTGATCAAGACCTATGTCGGATTGGGGCTGGGGATCGGCATTATTGCCAATATGGCTTTCGAGCCGGAGCGCGATACCGGCTTGCGCATCATTGATGCCAGCCATCTGTTCGAACCGTCCACCACCAAGGTGGGCATCCGCCGCGACGCTTACCTGCGCGGCTTTGCCTATACCTTCATCGAGCTGTTTGCCCCCCACCTGCACCGGCGCGAGGTCGAAGCGGCCCTGCTGGCCAGCGCCCATGAGGATGAGCTGGACGACGAAGAGGTCTGA